Proteins co-encoded in one Microcebus murinus isolate Inina chromosome 5, M.murinus_Inina_mat1.0, whole genome shotgun sequence genomic window:
- the B3GALT4 gene encoding beta-1,3-galactosyltransferase 4 has product MPLSLFRRLLLAALLVVIVWTLFGPSGIGEELLSLSLASLLPAPASPGPPLALPRLLIPNQEACSGPGAPPFLLILVCTAPENLNQRNAIRASWGGLHEARGLRVQTLFLLGEPNRQHPSWGSHRNDLARESAAQGDILQAAFQDSYRNLTLKTLSGLNWADKHCPMARYILKTDDDVFVNVRELVSELVLRGGRWEQWERGTEPQTQAVVGDEQLQGGQALHSKAVPLLYLGRVHWRANPSRTPGGRHQVSEEQWPPTWGPFPPYASGTGYVLSASAVQLILKVASGAPPLPLEDVFVGVSARRGGLAPTHCVKLAGATHYPLDRCCYGKFLLTSHKLDPWKMQEAWKLVGGSAGERTTPFCSWLQGALGILRCRVMAWLHS; this is encoded by the coding sequence ATGCCCCTCAGCCTCTTCCGGCGCCTTCTCCTCGCTGCCCTGCTGGTGGTGATCGTCTGGACCCTCTTCGGGCCCTCGGGGATTGGGGAAGAGCTGCTGAGCCTCTCGCTAGCCTCCCTGCTGCCAGCCCCAGCCTCACCAGGGCCGCCCCTGGCCCTGCCGCGCCTCTTGATCCCCAACCAGGAGGCCTGCAGTGGTCCCGGCGCTCCTCCTTTCCTGCTAATTCTGGTGTGCACGGCCCCGGAGAACCTGAACCAGAGAAACGCCATTCGAGCCTCCTGGGGTGGGCTGCATGAGGCCCGGGGGCTCAGGGTGCAGACGCTCTTCCTGCTGGGAGAGCCCAACAGGCAGCACCCTAGCTGGGGCTCCCACAGGAACGACCTGGCGAGGGAGTCAGCTGCCCAAGGGGACATCTTGCAGGCAGCTTTCCAGGACTCCTACCGAAACCTCACCCTCAAGACCCTCAGTGGGCTGAACTGGGCTGACAAACACTGCCCCATGGCCCGCTACATCCTCAAGACGGATGATGATGTGTTTGTCAACGTTCGGGAACTGGTGTCAGAGCTGGTCCTGCGAGGAGGCCGCTGGGAGCAATGGGAGAGGGGCACTGAGCCCCAGACACAGGCTGTGGTTGGAGATGAACAGCTGCAAGGAGGCCAGGCCTTGCACAGCAAGGCAGTGCCTCTTCTGTACCTGGGCCGGGTACACTGGCGGGCAAACCCCTCTCGGACGCCAGGGGGGCGGCACCAGGTGTCAGAGGAGCAGTGGCCTCCAACCTGGGGCCCTTTTCCCCCCTATGCCTCGGGCACAGGGTATGTGCTGTCGGCTTCTGCTGTGCAGCTCATTTTGAAGGTGGCCAGCGGGGCACCCCCTCTGCCACTAGAAGATGTCTTTGTGGGGGTAAGTGCCCGACGAGGAGGACTCGCCCCAACCCACTGTGTCAAGCTGGCTGGCGCCACCCATTATCCCCTGGACCGGTGCTGCTATGGGAAGTTCCTGCTGACATCCCACAAGTTGGACCCCTGGAAGATGCAAGAAGCCTGGAAGCTGGTGGGTGGCTCTGCTGGAGAAAGGACTACGCCATTCTGTTCCTGGCTCCAGGGAGCCCTGGGCATCCTGCGGTGCCGAGTAATGGCCTGGCTTCACAGCTGA
- the RPS18 gene encoding small ribosomal subunit protein uS13, which yields MSLVIPEKFQHILRVLNTNIDGRRKIAFAITAIKGVGRRYAHVVLRKADIDLTKRAGELTEDEVERVITIMQNPRQYKIPDWFLNRQKDVKDGKYSQVLANGLDNKLREDLERLKKIRAHRGLRHFWGLRVRGQHTKTTGRRGRTVGVSKKK from the exons ATG TCTCTAGTGATCCCTGAGAAGTTCCAGCACATTTTGCGAGTACTCAACACCAACATCGATGGGCGGCGCAAAATAGCTTTTGCCATCACTGCCATTAAG GGTGTGGGTCGAAGATATGCTCATGTGGTGTTGAGGAAAGCAGACATTGATCTCACCAAGAGGGCAGGAGAACTCACTGAGGATGAG GTGGAACGTGTGATCACCATTATGCAGAATCCACGGCAGTACAAGATCCCAGACTGGTTTCTGAACAGGCAGAAGGATGTAAAGGATGGAAAATACAGCCAG GTCCTGGCCAATGGTTTGGACAACAAGCTCCGTGAAGACCTGGAGCGGCTGAAGAAGATTCGGGCCCATAGAGGGCTGCGACACTTTTGGGG CCTTCGTGTCCGAGGCCAGCACACCAAGACCACTGGCCGCCGAGGCCGTACTGTGGGGGTGTCCAAGAAGAAATAA
- the VPS52 gene encoding vacuolar protein sorting-associated protein 52 homolog has translation MAAAATLAAAARELVLRAGTSDMEEEEGPLGGGPGLQEPLQLGELDITSNEFILDEVDVHIQANLEDELVKEALKTGVDLRHYSKQVELELQQIEQKSIRDYIQESENIASLHNQITACDAVLERMEQMLGAFQSDLSSISSEIRTLQEQSGAMNIRLRNRQAVRGKLGELVDGLVVPSALVTAILEAPVTEPRFLEQLQELDAKAAAVREQEARGTAACADVRGVLDRLRVKAVTKIREFILQKIYSFRKPMTNYQIPQTALLKYRFFYQFLLGNERATAKEIRDEYVETLSKIYLSYYRSYLGRLMKVQYEEVAEKDDLMGVEDTAKKGFFSKPSLRSRNTIFTLGTRGSVISPTELEAPILVPHTAQRGEQRYPFEALFRSQHYALLDNSCREYLFICEFFVVSGPAAHDLFHAVMGRTLNMTLKHLESYLADCYDAIAVFLCIHIVLRFRNIAAKRDVPALDRYWEQVLALLWPRFELILEMNVQSVRSTDPQRLGGLDTRPHYITRRYAEFSSALVSINQTIPNERTIQLLGQLQVEVENFVLRVAAEFSSRKEQLVFLINNYDMMLGVLMERAADDSKEVESFQQLLNARTQEFIEELLSPPFGGLVAFVKEAEALIERGQAERLRGEEARVTQLIRGFGSSWKSSVESLSQDVMRSFTNFRNGTSIIQGALTQLIQLYHRFHRVLSQPQLRALPARAELINIHHLMVELKKHKPNF, from the exons ATGGCCGCCGCTGCGACCCTGGCAGCAGCTGCCCGGGAGCTGGTGTTGCGGGCTGGGACCTCAGatatggaggaggaggagggcccgCTG GGGGGTGGTCCTGGACTCCAGGAACCACTGCAACTTGGGGAGTTGGATATCACCTCTAATGAATTCATCTTGGATGAAGTGGATG TTCACATTCAGGCAAATCTGGAAGATGAGTTAGTAAAAGAAGCTCTAAAAACG GGTGTGGATCTCCGTCACTATTCAAAGCAAGTTGAGCTGGAGTTACAGCAAATTGAGCAGAAATCCATTCGAGATT ATATCCAAGAGAGTGAAAACATAGCATCTCTGCACAACCAGATCACAGCCTGTGATGCTGTCCTGGAG cgCATGGAGCAGATGTTGGGAGCTTTTCAGAGTGATCTTAGCTCCATTAGCTCTGAGATCCGGACACTGCAGGAACAGTCGGGAGCCATGAACATTCGACTGCGAAATCGCCAGGCAGTTCGGGGGAAACTTGGAGAGCTTGTTGATGGTCTGGTGGTGCCCTCTGCTCTAGTCAC GGCAATTCTGGAGGCTCCAGTGACAGAGCCTAGGTTCCTGGAGCAGCTACAGGAGCTGGATGCCAAGGCGGCTGCAGTCAGAGAGCAGGAGGCTAGGGGCACAGCAGCCTGCGCAGATGTCAGAGGCGTGCTGGACCGGCTCCGGGTCAAG GCAGTGACGAAGATCCGAGAGTTCATTCTCCAGAAGATTTATTCCTTCAGAAAACCAATGACCAACTATCAGATCCCCCAAACGGCCCTACTGAAGTACAG GTTCTTCTATCAATTCCTGCTGGGCAATGAACGAGCGACAGCAAAGGAGATCAGGGATGAGTACGTGGAGACGCTGAGTAAGATCTACCTGTCTTACTACCGCTCTTACCTGGGGCGGCTCATGAAGGTGCAG tATGAGGAAGTTGCTGAGAAAGATGACCTAATGGGTGTGGAAGATACAGCAAAGAAAG GATTCTTCTCGAAGCCATCCCTCCGCAGCAGAAACACCATCTTCACCCTGGGGACCCGTGGCTCTGTCATCTCTCCCACTGAACTTGAGGCCCCCATCCTGGTGCCCCACACAGCCCAGCGGGGAGAGCAGAGG TATCCATTTGAAGCTCTCTTCCGCAGCCAGCACTACGCCCTCCTTGACAATTCCTGCCGTGAATATCTTTTCATCTGTGAATTTTTTGTTGTGTCTGGCCCAGCTGCACATGACCTATTCCATGCTGTCATGGGCCGTACGCTCAACATGACCCTG AAACACCTGGAATCCTATCTAGCTGACTGCTATGATGCCATTGCTGTTTTTCTCTGTATCCACATTGTTCTTCGGTTCCGCAACATTGCAGCAAAGAGGGATGTTCCTGCCCTGGACAG GTACTGGGAACAGGTGCTTGCCTTGCTGTGGCCACGGTTTGAGCTGATCCTGGAGATGAATGTGCAGAGTGTCCGAAGCACTGACCCTCAGCGGCTTGGGGGGTTGGATACTCGGCCCCACTAT ATCACACGCCGATATGCAGAATTCTCCTCTGCTCTCGTCAGCATCAACCAGACAATTCCCAACGAACGGACGATTCAGCTGCTAGGACAACTACAG gTGGAGGTGGAAAATTTTGTCCTCCGAGTGGCAGCTGAGTTCTCTTCAAGGAAGGAGCAGCTTGTGTTTCTGATCAACAACTATGACATGATGCTGGGTGTGCTGATG GAGCGGGCTGCAGATGACAGCAAAGAGGTTGAGAGTTTCCAGCAGCTGCTCAATGCTCGGACACAA GAATTCATTGAGGAGTTGTTATCTCCCCCTTTTGGGGGTCTGGTGGCATTTGTAAAGGAGGCTGAGGCTTTGATTGAACGTGGACAGGCTGAGCGACTTCGAGGGGAAGAAG CCCGGGTAACCCAGCTGATCCGTGGCTTTGGTAGTTCCTGGAAATCATCGGTGGAGTCTCTAAGTCAGGATGTGATGCGGAGTTTTACCAACTTCAGAAATGGAACCAGTATCATCCAG GGAGCATTGACCCAGCTGATCCAGCTCTATCATCGCTTCCACCGGGtcctgtcccagccccagctccgAGCCCTTCCTGCCCGGGCTGAGCTCATCAACATTCACCACCTCATGGTGGAGCTCAAGAAGCATAAGCCCAACTTCTGA